TCAGTGTGCTGGCTTCGACGGCGTCTTCCGCGAGGAATTTTCCAATGGCGGTGCGCTTCAATCGGCTCATAATGGCGGCGGTACCCAGCGATTCGGCCAAATCACGCCCCAAGGAACGCACATAAGTGCCGCTAGAGCATTGCAATTCCAGCGTCAATTCGGGATAGCTGTAATCCATTACTTGCAACCAGTGAATGGTGACCGGCCGAGGCTGCAATTCAACCGTTTGTCCTTTCCGGGCCAGTTTATACGCACGCTGGCCCGATACTTTCAGCGCGGAAAATGCCGGCGGACGCTGTTCAATCTCGCCGATAAATTTCGCGGCGGCCGTTTCCACTTCTAACCGGGTCGGCACAGGAGGGTTGGGCAACTCTGTGACCAGGCCTTCGGTATCTTCCGTCGGGCTGCTGCGCCCCAAGAGAAATGTGCCGCGGTAGCGCTTGGGCATTTGCTGCACGTAATCGATCAGCCGCGTCGCCTGGCCGACACACACCATGAGCACGCCCGTGGCCAGTGGATCCAAAGTGCCGGCATGGCCGGCCTTGGCGGGCTTCACCAAACGCTGCACCTGATCGACCACCCAACGCGAAGTTTTTCCCGCAGGTTTGTAAATATTGAGCAGACCGAAGTAGTGTGACACAAGAATTCCGCCAAAAAATAACAGCAGAAGGCAAATGCCGAGGGCAGGAACCTGCTTATTTGACTTTGGCCGAAGCCACATTCGGGCTGTTGGGGTTCACATCGGCGATGCGCTGTTGCGGTATAAGGATTAGGTCCATATCTTCCATCGGAATGGCGCCCAACAGCACTTCATCGCCCATCACGACAGCGCCGACGTAGGCAACGCGATTTTTGAAGCGCGTTTCAATGGGCCCAACATAGGCCGTCAATCGCCGAGAGCCGTCGGCGAGCGTGACTTCCTTTTTGCTTTGCTCTTCCAACTGCAAGTCGGCTTGCACTCGTTCTGGAATGACCAGGTATACAGCGCCCGTGTCGACCAGCGCGTCGGTCTGGACGGGTTCAATTTCCGGCCGCCTTGGATTCGAGAGCGTCAATTGCACGGTAATCAACCCCATGATGCGAATAACCTAATTGTACGTTACACACGAATCTGTGGACAACACCACAACCCCGTCAATCCGCTAAACCGCGGATAGGAAAATCGAACAAACTGGCGATCTCCGTGGCGGTTTTTTGCCGCAAGTTCGAAAATCGGGCGTGCAATTCTTCCGGATGCTCCACCCCCAGCGATGCCAAAGCGCGAAATTTGTAATTCAGCACGTCGTCGAGTGCGGTGGCATCCTTATTTCGCGCATGGCCCAGCGGATACATCACCAGTCCGCTCGATTGCCTGCCAAGTTGTGCGTGTTCGATTTCCAGCGTGGTGGGAATGCCGTCAGGATATTTGGCGTCGTACTCCGGACCGCCGTGACGGAATTCAATTTTTTCCATGAGTTGCCGAGTCAGCGGATGCACCAACGCGGCTTCGTCGTAATCCGCCGGCAGCAGCATCAACTCTTTCCAGCCGGTGCGCTGTTGTTCAAAGGCTTTGCGCAGCAGCGTGGCGACAATGTAAACCATCGAATGGTCGGCGCTTTGCCGAGTGCGGGGATCGCGCTTGGCCGGATCGCCAATAATGTGAAATGCCGGCTCGTAGATGCTGATGCGCACCGAGCGCAACTGTTCGGGATTTTCCAGCAGCCGTGGTTGGCGTGATAAAACGTCGATTAAGCCTTGAATGGCGCCGGCCGATTGATGTTCGTACAGTCCCAATTTGAAGTGCATGCCCAGCACGGCGAAATCATCGCCGCCGGTAGCCAACGCCAATGCAAACGGGCTTTCTCCATTGCGGGCCGGCTTTTCGAACAAGCAGAAAACAGCTTCTGGATTGCAGAACACATCGGCGGGCCCGACAAAACCTCGCAATGCCCGTTGGGCACTCAGCACGGCCACTTCGGCGCTGATGGCGGCGGAAGCTCCCTTGGAATCGGAAAGTTGTTTGCCGTGGCGAATGGCGCGAAACGGAATGTAATGCGCCACGACCAAGCCAATGGCCAATTCAATTTGCTCTGCCGTGGCCCCCCGCATGGCTCCATACACGGCGGCCGACGCAATTGCCCCGTGCACCACGTGATCGAGTTTATACGTTTTCAGCGAAAACACTTCGGCCAGACGGCCACGAATTTCGTCAATCGCCAACATGCCGCGCAAGGCAGCGGCGCCATCGAGCCCAGTCTGCTGGGCCGCGGCAATGGCGACAGGATAAAAATCGTTGTGGCCGAACTCGCCGGCGGTGTGACCGCGCGCCGGATCGTAACCAAAGTTGGTGCCGTTGGCATCCCATTCGCGCACGGCCGAACAGTTGGCGAGGACAGCCTTTTCCGGTTTGACAGCAACATGGGAGCCGAAGCAGGTTGCGCCGTGAGCAGTTTTCCCCCTCACCCAGCCCTCTCCCGCCAGGAAAGAGAGTTGTTGAGATGCTGCGAGGTATTCCAGCGCTTCCTGCCGCAGGACCGTGGGTGCATTGCAGCCACAGGCTAAGGCCGAAACGCCGCAGGCCACGCTATCTATGTGCAATCGCTCCAGCATTTGCCAAACCCTCTCGGAAGGGCCGGCTGAATCCTTGTTGACCCGGACAAAATGGATTGCATATTCAGCGATGCCGCGAGCTTGGTTGGTATCGGCGGGCAAGGTGATAAATTCGCTCAAATCAGAAACTCCAAAGCTAATTGGCCGCGAAAGCAAACTGTGGACAGAGACGCTATTCACGCGGATGTTAGTTGCGACGGATGTCAGCCGAGCAAAACCAGGTACAATAAATATCTGCAGAATCGTCCATTCTACGCCGGCACTGAAACCATGCAATTCGATCGCCTGGGACCGTACAAAATTGGCAAACGGCTTGGCCGGGGCGGCATGGGCGCCGTATTCGAGGGACAAAACGTCGAAACCGGCGAGGCCGGCGCCATCAAAGTCCTCAATCCGCACCTGGCCGACGAAGAAGGCTTCCGCGAACGGTTCGAACTGGAAATCAACACGCTGAAAAAACTAAAGCATCCTAACATCGTGCGGATGCTCGGCTTCGGCGAGCAACAAGGATACCTATATTACGTGATGGAGTTGGTTCGCGGGCACAGCGTCGAGGAGGAGCTGCAACAAGGACGCCGATTTACCTGGCGCGAAGTGGTCCAATATGCCGTCAAGCTTTCCAAAGCACTGCGGCATGCGCACGATCATGGCGTCATTCACCGCGACATCAAGCCGGCGAATTTGCTGTTGAACGAAGACGATTCTGACATCAAGCTCACCGATTTTGGCATCGCCCGGCTGTTTGGCAACAACCGCTTGACGATGGATGGCGCCTTAGTCGGCACGGCCGAATACATGTCGCCGGAGCAAGCCACCGGCGAGCGTGTTACGCCGCTCAGCGATTTGTATAGCCTGGGCGGGGTAATGTTCGCCATGCTCGCCGGACGGCCGCCGTTTCGCGCCGCTTCGCTGGCCGAAATGCTGCACAAGCAGCGGTTTGAGCCGGCGCCGCCCTTGTCGCGTTATGCCAGCGACATTCCGCCGGAGTTGGAAGAATTGATCAATCGCCTGTTGTCGAAAGAACCTGCCGCTCGCGCGCCAAACGCTTTGGTCCTGAGCCGGCAATTGGCGGCCATGGAACACGGCCTGTCGATGATTCGTCAACGCCCCGCCGAAGAGCCGGTTCCTCAATTTGAGGAAGACTTGGAGCTGGCCGGGAACAAAACCGTCTCCGACGCCGTTCAACCACCGTCGAATCAGACAGTCACCAGTGGCACGCCGCCGGTTCCGTCGCCATCCAGCAGCGATTTGCGATCGGCCACTCGTGCCGGCACTCCGCCGCCGCCGGCAATGCCGTACGATCCAAATGCCTCCACCATGATTGCCCCGGCGCCGTCCATGGCGGCCGGTGGCCCAATTCCAGTTGTAGCCGGTGCGGCCCCCAGCGTGGGTTCTGCGCCCCGTAAAACGGTGCTTTCGAATTCTGTTGCGATGCCAGCGGCTTCAGTTGCCGCCGCTGCGGCTGTGCCTGGATCGCAAACCGCCATCACTTCCAGCCGGTTCACTACGGTGGAAGAAGACGAGCGCCAGCAAGAAGTGCTGCAACGCGCCAGCGAAAGTAATTCGTCGATCATTCAAATCGGACTGTTGTTGTTCAGCCTGGCGATGATTGCCGCCTTGGTCTGGTATTTATCGCGTCCCCCGTCGGCGGAAAAATTGCTGGTCCGCATCGATGCGGCCGCCGGCGAAGGAGACGGCAGCGGCTTGCCGAATGCAGAAGACGACGTGAACAGCTTTCTCAGCCGGTTTCCCGAACACGAGCGGACCGCCGACGTGAAGCGTTACCAGGAAGAAATCAACTTGCAACGGCAGGAGCGTCAGCTTCGGTTGCGCGCCCGCTTACTGACTGGCGAAGATAGTTTAAGCCCCGTCGAGCGCGATTACTTGGAAGCGATGAACGCCGTGACCATCGACCCGCAACGCACCATCGACAAGTTGCAAGCCTTGGTGCAGTTGTACGGCGCCGAAACTGACTCCAGCGACCGGACAGCTCAATCCGTGGAATTTGCGCGCTGGGAATTGAAGCAGCTGCGTGACCAAGCAGCCAAATCCATTCCCGAATATCAAGCATTGATTACCGCCAATTTGAAGCGGGCCGAACAATTGCGGCAAACGTCGCCCGAGCAAGCCCGCGCAATTTGGCAAAGCATTATCACATTGTACGGCGACCGGCCCTGGGCCGCCGAAGCGGTGGCGAAAGCGAAAGCGGAACTCCAGCAGGAAAAATGAACCGCGAAGAACGCGAAGGAACACAGAAAATCAAAGACAATTTCATTAGGAAACCAGGAATCTAGGAGAATAGGAAAAGAATTTGCAACTATTTCGAATACTGACCAGTATGTTCAATGCGAATTATCCAATGCCTATTCCGGGCTTCCTGACTTCATGGCTTCCTAATAAAAATTCTTCTTTGCGTTCTTTGCGGTTCAAACAGGTTTGAACTATAAGAATAACATGGCCCAACACGATTCACACTCCTCCGGCTTTCCCACCACCCGGCTGCGGCGGCTGCGGTATCATCCGCTGGTGCGGGAACTAGTGCGCGAAACTCGTTTGCATCCGGGCAACTTTGTGCTGCCGCTGTTTGTGCGGGCTGGCCAAAACATCAAGCAGGAAATCGGCTCCATGCCGGGGCACTTCCAGTGGTCGCCTGACCGCTTGGGAGAAGAAATTCGCGCCATTGCCGATTTAGGTCTGGGGGGAATTCTGCTGTTTGGCATCCCGGCGAAAAAAGATGCCACCGGCAGCGATTCCTACAGCGACCACGGCATTGTGCAGCAGGCCATTCGGGCGGTGAAACAGGCTGCGCCGAATCTGCTAGTGATTACCGACGTTTGTTTTTGCGAGTATACCGACCATGGCCATTGCGGTGTGCTGAACGAAAAAACCGGCCGGCTGGATGTCGACAACGATGCCACGCTGGCGCTGATTGCCAAGCAGGCGCTCAGCCATGCCCAGGCCGGGGCAGATATTGTCGCCCCCAGCGGCATGATGGACGGCATGATCGGCGCCATTCGCCGCGCTTTGGACGGCGCGAACATGGTGCACGTGCCCATCATGAGCTACGCCGCCAAATTCGCCAGTGCGTTTTATGGCCCTTTCCGCGATGCCGCCGAAAGCACGCCGCAGGCGGGCAACCGGCGTGGATATCAAATGGATCCCTCGGCAAGCTCGGGGCAATCGCTGCGTGAAGTGGAGCTCGATTTGGCCGAAGGGGCCGACATCGTCATGGTTAAACCGGCGCTGGCATATCTCGATATCATCCGCGACGTGCGGGAACGGTTCCCGGGTGTGCCGCTAGCGGCTTACAATGTGTCGGGCGAGTTCAGCATGGCCAAAGCCGCCGCGAAAAATGGCTGGCTCGACGAGCAAGCGGTGGCGCTGGAAATGCTGACGGCCATTCGGCGAGCCGGCGCTTCCATCATCATCACGTATTGGGCGAAAGAAGCGGCAGGGTGGCTTCTCCTGTAGCCTGTGGACCACGACCATCGGAGATTCGTCGGTCAATTTACAACTGACGCTCCTACCGGCGGCTGTGAGCCGCCGGCTATTATCACCCAAAGAGAAAATCATCTTAGCGCAGAATTAAAAGATGCCCCGCGATAAAAGCCAAGCAGCCTTCGAACGCGCCAAACGGTTGATGCCCGGCGGCGTAAACAGCCCGGCGCGGGCGTTTGGCGGAGTCGGCGGAGAGCCGATTTTTTTTGAGCGCGGCGAAGGGGCTTATTTGTACGACCTCGACGGGAATCGGTACATCGATTACGTCGGTTCGTGGGGACCGCTGATTTTGGGCCACGCACATCCGCAAGTGATTGAAGCAGTGCGTGCCGCGGCAGAGAAGGGGACCAGTTTTGGCGCTCCCACGGAAGCGGAAAGCGAACTGTGCGAGCTGATTATCGCGGCGGTGCCGAGCGTGGAAAAAGTACGGCTGGTGAATTCCGGGACCGAAGCCACGATGAGCGCCATTCGCCTGGCTCGCGGATTCACGGGGCGCGACGTGATTGTGAAGTTCGCCGGCAATTATCATGGCCACGTCGATAGTTTGCTGGTGGCGGCCGGCAGCAGTGCGGCGACGCTAGGCGTGCCGAACTCGCCGGGCGTCACGGCAGGCACGGCGAAGGACACTCTGCTGCTGCAATACAACGACGTGCCGGGTTTGGAAGCGGCGTTCAAAGAACATGGCCCACGGATTGCCGGCGTCATCGTGGAACCGGTTGTGGGCAACATGGGCGTGGTGGCGCCCATCGACGGCTTTTTGCACGCATTGCGAGAATTGACGCAGCGGCACGGTTCACTGTTGATTTTTGACGAAGTAATGACCGGCTTCCGCGTGGCGTATGGTGGAGCGCAGTCGCTGTTTGGCATTCGGCCCGATTTAACCACGCTGGGAAAAATTGTCGGCGGCGGCCTGCCTGTGGGTGCATACGGCGGCCGGGCGGACATTATGGAACACGTGCTGCCGGCTGGCAAAGTGTTTCAGGCCGGCACGCTCAGCGGCAATCCGTTGGCCACGGCGGCGGGAATTGCCATGTTGAAAACGCTGCGCGACACCAATCCGTATCCACGATTGGAGCAGCTTTCGGCCCGACTGGCCAAAGGACTACACGAAGCGGCTGCCGCCGCCAAAGTTCCACACACCATAGCCCGTGTCGGCAGCATGCTCACACTATTTTTCAGCGGCGAACCAATTGCCAATTGGCCCACGGCCAGCCGCTGCGACACCAAGCGGTTTGCACAGTATTTTTGGAAGTTGATCGACCACGGCGTGTACATGCCGTGCAGCCAGTTTGAAGCTTTCTTTGTTTCGGCAGCGCATACCGAAGCAGATATTGATGCCACGATCGCCGCCGCTCGGGAAGCGCTGGCGACTTAGAAGCACTGCCTCTTCCTTGAATGCCGCCGCTTGTCGGCCATTATGGATTCGGCTGCGGAAGCGGCGGAGGTGGAATTTCTTCGCCGCGAGGCTTCGGCGGAGTCGGTAGGCGTTGAGCATTGCCATTGGCTCCCGCTGCGGCATTGCTTCCGTTGGCTGCTGGAAATGCCAGTCCGCCTACTGGACCGTTCTGCATTTCCACTTCCGCATGCAGCGAAAGTATGCGCTGATCCAGCGCCACGTCGGCATCCAATCCACGCAGCCAGTTCAATACTGGGGCCACGTAACTAGCCGGAGCAGGAGTAAATAAGCCCGAAATCAATCGCATTTGGTTGGAGGGCAGGGCCGTGGAAATCCACGTGGGCAGTGTGCCGGTCCGTTCCTCAAGCTGATATTTTCCCCCCACGGGGCAAACCAAGTTGGCATCGGTCAACCGTTCGGCGACTTTCACGCAATCTTCCGGCGGCACGCGCAACTGGGCAGTCAGCGATTGCAAAAAACGGACGTTGCCGATGGCCGCATTTTTGGCACTGAGATAGAACATGCCGTTAACGGTGCTGGCCACCTTCGAACGGCCTAAATCACCCACGTGAAACCAGGCCTGTGCTGGGCGCGGCGCATCGACAAACTTCAACTGGGGCGTGATGGTTTCCAAAATTTCGCGCTGCATGGAAGCAATGGTGAACTGCCCCATGCGCCGCTGCCACAAACCGGACGGCGCGCGCCCAAAGTCGGCGGCATCGAGCGGCACTTCCCCGACGCCAATGGAGGCAAACAGCGCCGGTGTGGGAGTGGCCCCAAAATAAAACGGCGGCAGCAGTGACAGGGGCGAAAGCGAACTGAGTCCGGAAATGCCCTGGCCGTTTCCCAAGGCGTTGGCCAAAACGCCCCCCAAAGGACCGTTCAGTACACCGCCTTGCCCCGGCTGAATTTGTAGCAATGGTTGGGCGGGGGCTGCGGTTTGCGAAGCAGTTGGTTCGCCTGCCGCGCCGGGATTGGAATTCAATCCTTGCGGGGCGGCATCTCGCAAAGCGCCGAACAAGCGGTAAGCACCTTGCGGCGCAGCCAATCCTTTGGAAGCCAACAAATTCCCGCTCAGGCTGGCCTCGCCGGTCGCAATATCGCCGGGCACTGGCGCTAGTTTTTGCTTGCTGATGGGGCCCAAGGCTGTGGCGATGGTTTGATAGTTGGCCGCAGCGAGCGGCGTGACTTGGGCATCAATCAGAATTCGTTCGACGCCCGGTTCTTTTGTTTTACTTGGTTCACGACGGATACCGGCCACGACCGGATCGATGGTGGACCATTTCGATTGCAACCAGGCGGCAAAATCCTGATACCGGCTAGCCTCGGCGGCGGTGATGGTTTGGAACGCGACATCGGCCGCCGGTGCAAAAGTTCCACGGCCTCCGCGCAAGGTATCGGTAAAATCGCCATCGGCAGTCATTTCCAAACGGCTGCCATCGGAGCGCTGGCCAAACCCAGCCGGCAGGTATTGGGACTTAATTAAATCGTCAAGCGAGCCGACTTTTACGCCGTCGCCTTGGGCGGCCAGTTGGGCCACCAAGGCCATGTCAATTTCGGCAGCGGAACGCAGGCGGCGATCCATTTCCACTTGATAACGGGGCCCTGCCAAATTGCCAAAAAATTCCGACGACAGATACACAAAAACCGAGTAATCGCGGTTGCCGGGCATGAGCGATCGGGCATAGCGAAACTCCGGGCTGCTGCCCAAGGCGTGTTTACCGGCGGCCGCTTCGTAAAACTGTTCCACCAAATGCCGCGAATTGGTGACGAAATGAAAATCGCCGTCGATGGCATAAAACGAGCGTACTCGATTATCGGGCGTGGACAAGAACAACACTGTATGCCCAGCGATTTCGACTTGCTCCTCCGTGCAACCCGGCTCTCGCTTCAATGTGGCGGCACGTTGCTGGGTGAAATCGGAATTCAGAGCCAAATTATTTCGGGCCTGAAACAGAAAGCCGATGGTGGCCCCTTCGCGGAAGAAAAAATCGTTGCCGATCATGGCGACGTCGGCAATGACGGCTGGCCCCAAGATTGGCGCCAGCACGGATTCTTTCAGCGATAATTGCCGTTCGATGCGGGGAGTTAGGCCGTAATCTATCCCGCGGCGATTAATCAAGTTTTGCAAATCGCCGCTCCAGCGATCGAGCGTGTGGCGAAACCACAAATAGTTGGTGAAGTTGCCGTAGCGAATGTAAAAGCAATCAGCTGGCACGTGACCGGCGAGCGGCTCGATGGCCACTTCGCCCAAGGTTTCCGGCACACTGCTGGTAAATTGAACGCCAGCCGGCAGTGGTTGGTTGGCAACTTCCGGAGTGTCGCTGCGCCGCAGCAGAACTTGAGTTTGCATCTCATTGCGCAAACTTTCGCTCCCCAGCAACAAGCCGAGTTGGTGGTTAGCTTGTTCGTCGCCGGTTTGGGCGGTCGGCAATTTCGGTTGTCCGCCTGTGGCAGAATTCAGCAAGCCGTCGGCCAACAGGCGTATGGGAGGCGGCGAAATTTGACTAGCAGGCGGTAAATTAAGCCGCCTCGCCAGCGTGGTGAGTAAGTAATTGTCGACCAACGGCGGATAATCAGCCGGACGATCAATCCGATTGGCCTGCCGCGTGTATTTCACCCACCAATCGCTAATCAAGCGTTCGTGGCCTACCGGATCGTGCTGGGGCGTAACGCTAATCGATGCCGCCACCGGAGCGTAAAGCTGCAAATCCAACGGCGCATCACCCGTGAACAGAAAGTAGACCGTGGCGGTTTGTGGGCGGCCTAAGATTTCTCGCGCCGCGGTGCGGAGCGGCTCCGCCTGAAACGCCTGATACAATGTGCGGCCGGTTTTTTCTGTCAGTGTGAAGCCATTGTTGCCCAACAGCGCGGGATTTACGCCCGGAGGCAATGCCACCGTCCAGCGACCCACGCCATACGGCTCGCCGGCAAACGCTTCCACTTCCGGCTCCTGTGGACGGACACGGCCTTTCAATAATTGTGCGTTTGCGGTAGCGGCAAAGCCCAGGGCGAGAATGGGAATCCATAAGGCAATGAATCGTCGCATGGTTCAATGTTTTCCAAGTGGCATCAAAATCGAATTCTCGCCGCTGCGGCCAAGGACACAGTCCGCCCATAGTTTACGCGCATCAAGATCGAATGTCGCGGGGTAAAATAGAACCGCGGCAAGGTAGTTTTGGCACAAGAGATGCTCCCACACCGCTCGAACGAGCATGCACACCAAGCACCAAGCAAAAAGGTCGTTAGTTGCTCGCGCGGTTAAACACGGCGAGGTCTAGATGAAAATCAATTACTACTGGTAAGTGATCGCTGGCGCTGCGCGCGAGCGCATTACGCACTACATGGGCCTGCCGGATCAGCACATCGCCGCGAAAAAATGCCTTATCGAGTGAACTGAGCGCCATGTAGGCCGGAAAAGATCGGAAGCGATAGATAGGCGTTGTGATTTGACAAAAGCCATGCTCGTTCAAAGTTCCCCGGTGCAAACGATTTTGCCAATCGTTGTAATCGCCCACCACCAGCGTGGGCAGGGTGTGGGATTCGCGGAACAGCTGATGATTTAGTAAATGTCCGATTTGCCAATGTCTTTCGTCGTGGCTTAAACCCAGGTGAAAATTCACAAGGTGCAGAGGGCCTTCGGGAGTTTCAACCACCACAATCTGGGCTCCGCGCGGCTTTTTGGCGTTAAACCGCAGCGAAATTTGGTGCTTCGTTGTGAACGGCCAGCGCGACAGGATCAGGTTTCCATAACCGCCGCTTTTGAAGTTTACATTCAGCTGAAAGAGTTGGCCCGTGAGCTTGAAATAGTCGGCCAATAGTCTCGGCTGGTCGTGATAGTGCGAACGGCGGGAATTATGGGCGACTTCTTGCAAGCACAAGATGTCAGGGTTCTGGCTTTCGACAACGTCGATGATCCGTTGCAAGCGACAACGCCGGTCGCGGCCGCCAATTCCCTTATGGATGTTGTAGCTCAGAAGACGCATGGTTTCCGAAGGGGCGAGGGCAGGAGTCAGGGGTCAGGGATCAGGGGTCAAGAAGTCAACCTTTGACTCCTGATCCCTGACCCCTGATACCTGCCCCTCACCACGCCACCGCCACTTTAATTACCGCTTTGTGAATTTTGTTGGGCACGGCCACGGGCGCATGGGCATCGCTAGGAAGGAACACCACAAAATGCCCCGGAGGCAGCGACAGCCAGAGTTCCGGCTGATCGCCGAAAAACACAATATCTTTTGCTTTGTCGTAGGCCGCAGTCGTTTCCGTGCAACTGGCCGTCGGCCGCCAGCCAAACTCTTGGGCGATCGCTCCCTTGGCGGGGATAATATATTGTACGTCGATATACCTGCGGTGTGCTTCCAGCCGGGCGGAATCGCGCCCTGGGCCTTCGACGTGTTCGACAATCATCACCAGCGAATCGCCCATCACTTCATGCCGTCCGTCGGGCACTTCCTCAAACGGTGTGCTCCGTAGCAAATCAAAAGCGGCATCAAACCCGGGATGCAATCGGCAATAAATGCCCGCCTCTTCCAGCCGATCGACAATCATATTTCGCCTTCCTGTGAGAACGGCTTACTCCGAAAAACCGGCCCAAGTTTCCCCGCGAACGTACCACGACCGATTCGACTTGCCAACCGTGCCGCTGCGGCGAGCATGTTTGCGGCCGATAACGCCCGAAAAATCGTCGGGACTGGCGGGAAAATGAGAGTGAGGTAACATTAACGGAATGGTTGCCTGCGCCCGTGCTCAGCCGGGCCGCGCCGCCAGACCATCCCGAATTCACGCCCAGTTCAATCTGTTGTCGACCGATGCTCCGTCAGGATTTTTGAGGGTTCATGAAGCCAATTCACAAGCTGTTGGTTGCCAACCGCAGCGAAATTGCGATTCGAGTTTTTCGTTCCTCCCACGAACTGGGCATCCGCACCGTTGCCATTTATTCGCACGAAGATCGATACGCACTGCACCGTTTCAAAGCGGACGAAGCGTATTTGATCGGCAAAATCGGCGAGCCAATTCGGTCGTACTTGGATATCCAATCGATCGTGGCCCTGGCCGTCTCTCACGGTGTTGACGCCATTCACCCCGGCTACGGTTTCCTCTCCGAAAATCCTGCCTTACGCAAAGCCTGTGATGAAGCAGGCATTACGTTTGTCGGTCCACGTCAGGAATTGCTGGAACAGTTGGGGGACAAAACCGCGGCCCGTTCAATTGCTGAAAAAGCCAAAGTTCCCATCTTGGGCGGCAGCGCCAAAGCGGTAAGCAGTTTAGAAGAAGCGAAAAAAGTGGCGGCCGAGATTGGTTATCCAGTGATGTTGAAGGCGGCGCACGGTGGCGGTGGCCGCGGGATGCGGGTAGTTCTTAAACCGGAAGAACTGGCCACGAACTTGGAAACCGCACAGCGAGAAGCGGCGGCCGCTTTCGGCAATGGCGAAGTGTTCATCGAAAAGTACATCCGCCACGCCCGACATATTGAAGTGCAACTGTTGGGGGATTTGCACGGCAATTTAGTGCACTTATACGAGCGCGATTGCTCGGTGCAACGCCGGCACCAAAAAGTGGTGGAAATTGCGCCGGCCCCCAAGCTCGATCCGCAATTGCGACAAAAGCTGTGCGATGCCGCGCTGGCCATCGGCCGGGCTGTGCGCTACGAAAATGCCGGCACGGTGGAATTCTTGGTCGATGCAGATAGCGGTCAATTCTATTTCATCGAAGTGAATCCGCGCATTCAGGTCGAGCACACCGTCACCGAAGAAGTGACAGGCGTTGACATTGTGAAAAGCCAAATTCTGATTGCGCAGGGGCATCGCCTGGAAGATCCGGAAATTGGCTTGGCTTGCCAGGAAGACATTCGCACCACCGGCTTTGCCCTGCAGTGCCGAGTGACGACGGAAGATCCGGAGAACCGCTTTGTGCCCGATTACGGCCGCATCATGGCATATCGCTCGGCCAGCGGCATGGGCATTCGCCTGGATGCCGGCACGGCTTTCTCCGGCGCCGTGGTCACGCCGTATTACGATTCGCTGTTGGTGAAAGTCACGGCCCGGGCGCGCCGCTTCAAAGATGCCTGCACCCGCATGGAGCGTTGCTTAAGCGAGTTCCGCGTGCGGGGCGTGAAAACGAATTTGCCGTTTTTGAACAATCTGATCATGCACCCGACGTTTCAAGCCGGAGAGTGCACGACCACGTTCATTGACGAAACGCCGGCACTGTTCCACATGCCGCTGCGCCGCGATCGGGCCAGCAAATTATTGCAATTTATGGGCGAAATCATCGTCAACGGAAACTCGTTGGTGAAAGATCGGCCGCGGAGCACTCGCCG
This region of Pirellulales bacterium genomic DNA includes:
- the hemL gene encoding glutamate-1-semialdehyde 2,1-aminomutase encodes the protein MPRDKSQAAFERAKRLMPGGVNSPARAFGGVGGEPIFFERGEGAYLYDLDGNRYIDYVGSWGPLILGHAHPQVIEAVRAAAEKGTSFGAPTEAESELCELIIAAVPSVEKVRLVNSGTEATMSAIRLARGFTGRDVIVKFAGNYHGHVDSLLVAAGSSAATLGVPNSPGVTAGTAKDTLLLQYNDVPGLEAAFKEHGPRIAGVIVEPVVGNMGVVAPIDGFLHALRELTQRHGSLLIFDEVMTGFRVAYGGAQSLFGIRPDLTTLGKIVGGGLPVGAYGGRADIMEHVLPAGKVFQAGTLSGNPLATAAGIAMLKTLRDTNPYPRLEQLSARLAKGLHEAAAAAKVPHTIARVGSMLTLFFSGEPIANWPTASRCDTKRFAQYFWKLIDHGVYMPCSQFEAFFVSAAHTEADIDATIAAAREALAT
- a CDS encoding endonuclease/exonuclease/phosphatase family protein; the encoded protein is MRLLSYNIHKGIGGRDRRCRLQRIIDVVESQNPDILCLQEVAHNSRRSHYHDQPRLLADYFKLTGQLFQLNVNFKSGGYGNLILSRWPFTTKHQISLRFNAKKPRGAQIVVVETPEGPLHLVNFHLGLSHDERHWQIGHLLNHQLFRESHTLPTLVVGDYNDWQNRLHRGTLNEHGFCQITTPIYRFRSFPAYMALSSLDKAFFRGDVLIRQAHVVRNALARSASDHLPVVIDFHLDLAVFNRASN
- a CDS encoding YhcH/YjgK/YiaL family protein; translation: MIVDRLEEAGIYCRLHPGFDAAFDLLRSTPFEEVPDGRHEVMGDSLVMIVEHVEGPGRDSARLEAHRRYIDVQYIIPAKGAIAQEFGWRPTASCTETTAAYDKAKDIVFFGDQPELWLSLPPGHFVVFLPSDAHAPVAVPNKIHKAVIKVAVAW